The genomic DNA AAGTGTTCAACAAAACGAAGGTTGCCGTTAAGGGACTTCATTTGAGCATGTTCGAGGATCAGATAACGGTGCTGCTGGGGCACAATGGAGCCGGCAAAACGACCACAATGTCCATGCTGACCGGTGTCTTCTCGCCCACGTCCGGTACGGCGCTCATCAACGACTGTGACATCCGGACGAATATAGAGGGCGCACGAAAGTCGCTGGGCCTGTGCCCGCAGCATAACGTGCTGTTTAACGAGATGACCGTTTCGGAGCACATTAAGTTCTTTGCCCGGCTGAAGGGTGTCGAGAGCAAAAACGTTCCACAGGAAATCGATCATTATGTGTCGGTGTTGCAGCTGGAAGATAAACGGCACGCCCAGAGCCATACGCTGTCCGGCGGTATGAAGCGCAAGTTGGCGGTCGGTGTGGCGCTGTGCGGTGGCTCGAAGGTGGTGTTCTGTGATGAGCCAACGTCGGGCATGGATCCGACCGCACGGCGCGCGCTCTGGGATCTGCTGATACAGGAGAAGCGTGGACGCACGATCTTACTGTCCACGCATTTCATGGATGAAGCGGACATACTGGGCGACCGTATCGCAATCATGGCGGACGGAGAACTGAAGGCAGCTGGGTCGTCCTTCTTCCTCAAGAAACGCTTCGGAGTCGGTTATCGGTTGATTTGCGTCAAGGATGACAGCTGTGATTCGACGCGCGTAACAGACCTCATGCGAAGACACATTCCCAACATTGAGGTTGACACGGACATCGGTACGGAGCTGTCGTACGTGCTGGACGATAACTATACCGCTCTGTTCCAACCGCTACTTCAGGATCTGGAAAATAACTCCAACTCGATCGGGATTAGCAGCTACGGCATATCGTTAACGACGCTGGAAGAGGTGTTCCTACGCGTCGGCAGTGACTCGCACGCTTTGGACAAAAAGCCCACCATAACCGATCCCGCCCGCCCTTACGCACTAGAACCCTCGAACGGTTCCACCGTCACACTAACGCTCGATCAGGAGGAACATAAGCTACTAACCGGATTCCCGCTACTCTCCAACCAACTGCTGGCCATGTTGCTCAAGAAAGCGATCGCTACCAAGCGCAGCTGGATCGCTCTGCTCGTACAGATCTTCATACCGATCTTCTTCGTCATCATGACGGTCGTGATCGTGCGCTCGTTCCCCGACTCTCTCGCACTGCCTCCGCTGACGATCGATTTTGACAGTTATGCCACCACCGTCACCGTGCTCGAGGGAACTTCTGCTGATACGAACGTGATACAGGCGTACCAACAGCTATTCGAAGGAACCGGCTCTAGCCGTTCGCTGCTAACGATTACCGAACCGATGGTAGATTACATCCTGCGAAGATACGGTCAGAATTTACCGCAGGTGAACAATGAGTTCATGGTGGGTGCCTCCATCACACCGACCAACCATACCGTTTGGTTTAACGCGCAAGGATTCCACACCGCACCGCTGGCCGTCAACACGTTCTACAATGCGATGTTGCGCACGGTCTGTGCGCAGTGTTCGATACTGATCACGAACCATCCGCTTCCGTTCCGTCCCGAGACTAGGGTAGGTAGGGGTGATACGTTTCTTGCATCTCGGAAGGTATAATTCAGGATCTCTCGTCCCGTTCTCCTAGTTCACGCAACTCCAGGCCGGTAACAACATGGGCTTCCAGCTCGCTTTCAATACAGGCTTTGCGATGGCATTTGTCGCAGCGCTCTACATCATGTTCTACATCAAGGAGCGTGTGACACGCGCTAAGTTGCTGCAGTTCGTTAGCGGTGCCAACGTGCTCGGATTCTGGCTGATATCGTTCCTTTGGGATTTTATGACATTCTTCGTGACGGTTATGTTCTACGTGGCGGTACTGGCCGCGTTCCAAGAGGATGGATGGTCAACCGGGGACGAGATTGGTGAGGTGCACTGCAAGGTTTTCTTCTTATCTCCATTGCTAACATGGGTTCGTTCACGTTTCTCCCACAGGTCGAGTCATTCTCGTAATGGTCGTGTTTGGCTTCGCCTTCCTACCGCTCACATATCTCTTCTCGTTCGCGTTCGACATACCGGCGAGCGGGTTCGTCAAGGTGATGATCCTCAACATCTTTACCGGTACGATCTTCTTCATGACCGTGTTTCTGCTCCTGTTCGATGGGTTCGATCTGCGCCACGTTGCCGAGGGCATGGAGTGGGCCTTCCTCATATTCCCCCTGTTTGCGTTAAGCCACTCGCTGAGCAACATGAACATTGCCGTCGCCACGCAGCAGGTGTGCGATTCGCAGTGCGCACTTATACCGAGCTGCACCCAGGAGTTGCTCTGTCAACTCTTCCCTCAGTGTTGCAGTAAGTAGGAAGATGGCATGCTGGTGTCTGGAGTGTAATTAACGTGTTTCAACCGCCTTTGTTTTTAGATACCGAAATATTTACCTTCGAGCGTACCGGGATCAGCCGCAATCTGATGTACCTGTTCGTGGTGGGGCTGGTTTCGTTCGTGCTGCTCATGTGCATCGAGTACCGCGTAATTGATCGGCTGTTCAAGCGCAAATCGAAACAGTCGGCCCCACCGACCGAAGCGGACGACATCGACTCGGACGTGCGCATGGAGAAGCTGCGCGTCCGGGGCCTTACCGAGGGTGAAATCGCTGCCAACAATCTGGTCCTGCGGGACGTGACCAAGTACTACAAGAAGTTCCTCGCCGTCAATCAGCTGTCGCTGGCCGTAGAGCATTCGCAGTGTTTCGGGCTGCTCGGTGTGAATGGGGCCGGCAAGACGACCACCTTCAAGATGATGACCGGTGACGAAAACATATCGTTCGGTGAGGCATGGGTGAACGGGGTGAGCCTGAAGAGCAACATGAACGAGGTACACCGGCGGATAGGGTACTGCCCGCAGTTCGATGCACTGATCGACGATCTAACTGGGCGTGAAACGTTAAGAATATTTGCCCTTCTGCGTGGTATACCGAGGACGGAGATTGCGGCCCTCTCGAACCGATTGGCGGAGGAGCTTAACTTTGCCAAACACATCGACAAGCAGACGAAGGCGTACAGTGGCGGTAACAAGCGTAAGCTTAGTACCGCACTTGCACTGATGGGAAATCCGGCCGTCGTGTATCTGGACGAGCCGACCACCGGTATGGATCCGGGAGCGCGTCGGCAGCTGTGGGATGTGGTTTGCAAAGAGCGAGCCGCTGGAAAAGCGATCGTCCTGACATCTCACAGTATGGAGGAGTGTGAGGCACTCTGTACCCGTCTAGCCATCATGGTGAACGGAGAGTTTAAATGTCTCGGCTCGACGCAGCACCTGAAGAATAAGTTCTCCAACGGGTACTTCCTCACAATCAAACTAAAACGCATCGACGAACCGAACGTTGAACGTATCGAGGAAGTTAAGCAGTACATCGTCCAGCGGTTCCCAGAGGCAGAATTAAAGTAAGTACAACTACCACTTCGAGTTATAACTATCTCCGACGAGAGTCATGGCACCCTACTAACTTTGACGTCTATCGTTCTCCCAACAACTTAGGGAAGAGTATCTCGAATCGGTAACGTATCAGATCCCGTCAGCCAACACCCGCTGGTCAACCATGTTCGGCATTATGGAGGACGCCAAAAAGGTGCTGGACATTGAAGACTATGCGTTGGGCCAGACGTCGCTCGAGCAGGTGTTTCTGTTCTTCACGAAATTCCAGCGTGTTGAGGATTAGGCGCAAACGATACCCCGATCGTTGTACCTCAGGAAGTTGGTTGGGGAAGGGATAGAATTAATGAAGGATCTTTGACGAAATCTGCTACGGGTAGGTGTTATTTATAACCGTGTGTATAAAGtgggaaatatttattttaaaggaGCCTATGGTGGAGTCACATTAGCTacaatttaccaaaaaaaaagcagaagaaaataaagaatACTAACTCATAAATAATCGTCTtggatgctgatgctgttgcgtGTCAAACGACTATGGCGCAAAACCTCGAGTTGAGGCTTAACAGAACGATTCCAAAAATGATAGTTGAAACCGCGTTAAGAAGACTGAGAATACCTTAACTTGATAATATGACTCGAATATATTTTTCTGAataacttacttacttacttatcaggcgctacaaccgctttgcggtcttggcatgctgcaacaatcctcaatACCGcccacggtttagcgccgtcgtctgccaatccgttatcccggccgttctggcccggacgcatcaacgccatcactccatctcaatttgggcctaccacgcctcctctgtccgtgtggacggcctaaaaggattttacgggctgggtcgtccggtgtgaTTCTCATGACACCGTAGATCACCGTGTAAGATCACcttacagctcgtagagctcgtcattgtagcggctcctccattgtccttccaaacatacacggggccaaaaatccttctgagcatcttcctctcgaacgcggccaagagggcttcgtcagttttggacagagtccatgtctcagaggagCATGTgtgtactgggactataaatgttctgtacaatcccagcttcgtccgtcgcgacaggtattttgatTGGAGTAGTTTCCTCAGGCTATAGTA from Anopheles stephensi strain Indian chromosome 2, UCI_ANSTEP_V1.0, whole genome shotgun sequence includes the following:
- the LOC118504041 gene encoding ATP-binding cassette sub-family A member 3-like; translation: MTTSNWGKFVLLLWKNWIITKRHYLQTFFEIAIPILACILLIIIRGLVDAEEFDEPTVFNPLELDTISHLRNNPDIEPPIIYSIAYSPQSPLLQSVVQRSVSYLDEALEVLAFANAQLLQAHLQVNNVLVGIEFPDAYATLSQLPDQTILSLRYPSEMRTFRETGSEFWNNWQTERLFPPFQVPGARQYERDDGGYPANYYNETFLQVQSAISRSILQERDPNYQFPDVYLSRYPYPPFYSDVLLTGLENLLPLIIVIAFFYTCINTVKYITVEKERQLKEAMKIMGLSSWLHWTAWFVKCIILLIISISILTILLCVSITSNTELAIFTFANWFAIWFYLFVYSLATITFCFMMSTFFSKANTASGIAGLMWFVFVMPYNIAFSNYDTMSLSAKLALCLFHNSAMSFGFMLIMRHEGTTNGLQWSNMFDPVTVDDDLSVGATMMMLLADTVIYLVIALYVEKVFPGEYGVAEPWYFPVTKKFWTNQVTPEANSADGSEQPDANSTSVEPEPVGKYAGIRIKGLRKVFNKTKVAVKGLHLSMFEDQITVLLGHNGAGKTTTMSMLTGVFSPTSGTALINDCDIRTNIEGARKSLGLCPQHNVLFNEMTVSEHIKFFARLKGVESKNVPQEIDHYVSVLQLEDKRHAQSHTLSGGMKRKLAVGVALCGGSKVVFCDEPTSGMDPTARRALWDLLIQEKRGRTILLSTHFMDEADILGDRIAIMADGELKAAGSSFFLKKRFGVGYRLICVKDDSCDSTRVTDLMRRHIPNIEVDTDIGTELSYVLDDNYTALFQPLLQDLENNSNSIGISSYGISLTTLEEVFLRVGSDSHALDKKPTITDPARPYALEPSNGSTVTLTLDQEEHKLLTGFPLLSNQLLAMLLKKAIATKRSWIALLVQIFIPIFFVIMTVVIVRSFPDSLALPPLTIDFDSYATTVTVLEGTSADTNVIQAYQQLFEGTGSSRSLLTITEPMVDYILRRYGQNLPQVNNEFMVGASITPTNHTVWFNAQGFHTAPLAVNTFYNAMLRTVCAQCSILITNHPLPFRPETRFTQLQAGNNMGFQLAFNTGFAMAFVAALYIMFYIKERVTRAKLLQFVSGANVLGFWLISFLWDFMTFFVTVMFYVAVLAAFQEDGWSTGDEIGRVILVMVVFGFAFLPLTYLFSFAFDIPASGFVKVMILNIFTGTIFFMTVFLLLFDGFDLRHVAEGMEWAFLIFPLFALSHSLSNMNIAVATQQVCDSQCALIPSCTQELLCQLFPQCCNTEIFTFERTGISRNLMYLFVVGLVSFVLLMCIEYRVIDRLFKRKSKQSAPPTEADDIDSDVRMEKLRVRGLTEGEIAANNLVLRDVTKYYKKFLAVNQLSLAVEHSQCFGLLGVNGAGKTTTFKMMTGDENISFGEAWVNGVSLKSNMNEVHRRIGYCPQFDALIDDLTGRETLRIFALLRGIPRTEIAALSNRLAEELNFAKHIDKQTKAYSGGNKRKLSTALALMGNPAVVYLDEPTTGMDPGARRQLWDVVCKERAAGKAIVLTSHSMEECEALCTRLAIMVNGEFKCLGSTQHLKNKFSNGYFLTIKLKRIDEPNVERIEEVKQYIVQRFPEAELKEEYLESVTYQIPSANTRWSTMFGIMEDAKKVLDIEDYALGQTSLEQVFLFFTKFQRVED